Proteins from a single region of Urocitellus parryii isolate mUroPar1 chromosome 4, mUroPar1.hap1, whole genome shotgun sequence:
- the Tmem80 gene encoding transmembrane protein 80 isoform X3: MAAARPGRGFSAGLSSVPLQVLSHLSGLYYALYFLATLLMIIYKGQVFSYPWHRLVFDLTLLLLMGVLEAVRLCLGTQGNLTEAEGPLAASLALTVGSGLLSIHFMLWQTLVLWADAILSAGLLVLHGLEAALQVVAIAAFVR; this comes from the exons GCAGAGGCTTCTCCGCGGGG CTCTCCTCAGTCCCCCTCCAAGTACTCTCTCACCTCAGCGGGCTGTACTACGCCCTGTACTTCCTAGCCACGCTCCTGATGATCATCTATAAAG GTCAGGTGTTCAGCTATCCTTGGCACCGCCTGGTCTTCGACCTGACTCTACTCCTGCTGATGGGGGTCCTGGAAGCAGTTCGGCTGTGCCTGG GCACACAGGGCAACTTGACAGAGGCTGAGGGGCCCCTGGCTGCCAGCCTGGCCCTCACAGTGGGCAGCGGCCTGCTCTCCATCCACTTTATGCTCTGGCAGACCCTGGTGCTCTGGGCGGACGCCATCCTCAGTGCTGGACTCCTGGTGCTCCACGGCCTGGAGGCTGCCCTTCAGGTGGTGGCCATTGCGGCCTTCGTCAGGTAG
- the Tmem80 gene encoding transmembrane protein 80 isoform X2 translates to MTEPAPLTWAAGRVCPSLPACRSLTTHQLSSVPLQVLSHLSGLYYALYFLATLLMIIYKGQVFSYPWHRLVFDLTLLLLMGVLEAVRLCLGTQGNLTEAEGPLAASLALTVGSGLLSIHFMLWQTLVLWADAILSAGLLVLHGLEAALQVVAIAAFVR, encoded by the exons ATGACAGAGCCAGCCCCTCTGACTTGGGCAGCAGGAAGGGTGTGCCCCAGTCTGCCAGCTTGCAGATCCTTGACCACACACCAGCTCTCCTCAGTCCCCCTCCAAGTACTCTCTCACCTCAGCGGGCTGTACTACGCCCTGTACTTCCTAGCCACGCTCCTGATGATCATCTATAAAG GTCAGGTGTTCAGCTATCCTTGGCACCGCCTGGTCTTCGACCTGACTCTACTCCTGCTGATGGGGGTCCTGGAAGCAGTTCGGCTGTGCCTGG GCACACAGGGCAACTTGACAGAGGCTGAGGGGCCCCTGGCTGCCAGCCTGGCCCTCACAGTGGGCAGCGGCCTGCTCTCCATCCACTTTATGCTCTGGCAGACCCTGGTGCTCTGGGCGGACGCCATCCTCAGTGCTGGACTCCTGGTGCTCCACGGCCTGGAGGCTGCCCTTCAGGTGGTGGCCATTGCGGCCTTCGTCAGGTAG